A single region of the Acuticoccus sediminis genome encodes:
- the bhcC gene encoding 3-hydroxy-D-aspartate aldolase BhcC produces MDMKNTLAGLEVGYDVPALPGMAEADIQTPCLILDLDALERNVRKLGEFVKAHGMRLRVHGKMHKSVDVAKLQIAIGGAVGVCCQKVSEAEAFVRGGIGDILVSNQVRDAMKIDRLARLPGLGAAVTVCVDDAANVGELSAAAVRHNATLGCLVELDCGMDRCGVATPEEVVALARAIDAAPGLTFEGVQAYHGAAQHIEDYAGRKAALDKAIALVKETAGALEAAGLKPPLVSGAGTGTFAFESGSGVYNELQCGSYAFMDADYGRIRDKDGKRLDETEWEHALFILTGVMSHPKPNRAICDAGLKAQSLDSGLPVVFGRDDVRYIRCSDEHGTIDDPTGALKVNDKLRLVPGHCDPTCNMHDWYVGVRDGRVETVWPVSARGKGY; encoded by the coding sequence ATGGACATGAAGAACACTCTCGCGGGGCTCGAGGTCGGCTACGACGTGCCGGCTCTCCCCGGCATGGCGGAGGCCGACATCCAGACCCCCTGCCTCATCCTCGACCTCGACGCGCTGGAGCGGAACGTGCGCAAGCTGGGTGAGTTCGTGAAGGCACACGGGATGCGCCTTCGGGTCCACGGCAAGATGCACAAGTCGGTGGACGTGGCGAAGCTGCAGATCGCCATCGGCGGAGCGGTGGGCGTGTGCTGCCAGAAGGTGTCCGAGGCGGAAGCCTTCGTGCGGGGCGGCATCGGCGACATCCTCGTTTCCAACCAGGTCCGCGACGCGATGAAGATCGACCGCCTCGCGCGGCTGCCCGGCCTCGGCGCCGCGGTCACCGTCTGCGTCGACGATGCGGCCAATGTCGGCGAGCTTTCCGCCGCGGCCGTCCGCCACAACGCCACGCTCGGCTGCCTCGTCGAGCTCGACTGCGGGATGGACCGCTGCGGTGTCGCCACGCCGGAGGAGGTCGTCGCCCTCGCCAGGGCGATCGACGCCGCGCCGGGCCTGACCTTCGAGGGTGTCCAGGCCTACCACGGCGCCGCCCAGCACATCGAGGACTACGCCGGGCGCAAGGCCGCGCTCGACAAGGCGATCGCCCTCGTCAAGGAGACGGCCGGGGCGCTGGAGGCCGCCGGTCTCAAGCCGCCGCTCGTCTCCGGCGCCGGCACGGGGACGTTCGCGTTCGAGAGCGGCTCGGGCGTCTACAACGAGCTGCAGTGCGGCTCCTACGCCTTCATGGACGCCGACTACGGGCGCATCAGGGACAAGGACGGCAAGCGGCTCGACGAGACGGAGTGGGAGCACGCCCTCTTCATCCTGACCGGCGTGATGAGCCACCCCAAGCCCAATCGCGCCATCTGCGACGCCGGCCTGAAGGCGCAGTCGCTGGACAGCGGCCTGCCCGTCGTCTTCGGCCGCGACGACGTCAGGTACATCCGCTGCTCCGACGAGCACGGCACGATCGACGATCCGACCGGCGCGCTCAAGGTCAACGACAAGCTGCGGCTGGTGCCGGGCCACTGCGACCCGACGTGCAACATGCACGACTGGTACGTCGGCGTGCGGGACGGTCGGGTGGAGACGGTCTGGCCGGTGTCGGCCCGCGGCAAAGGTTATTAA
- a CDS encoding ABC transporter ATP-binding protein, whose translation MSEAELTVENAVRHFAPHLTLGDKLAARLGANVETRSVRAVDGVTLRVAKGETLGIVGESGCGKSTLGRMMAGIMAPTSGTVRLKGEPVMVNGRKATTTIQTVFQDPFASLDPRMRVGDTILEGPLAHGLVRPRDKGEALARALTEVGLDPSLSARFPHQFSGGQRQRIAIARALAMQPEVLICDEPVASLDVSIQAQIINLFLELRQRLGLTIVFISHDLAVVRHLADRVAVMYLGRVVEEGPIGDVYDAPKHPYTRGLLESVPKIALDDGGRVDIRPIRGEIPSPLSPPPGCNFNPRCPIAVERCRRDDPALRPLGPARAAACHLAEPVAPVAAGDTVAAIS comes from the coding sequence ATGAGCGAGGCGGAACTCACGGTCGAGAACGCGGTCAGGCACTTCGCGCCGCACCTGACGCTCGGCGACAAGCTCGCCGCGCGCCTCGGCGCCAACGTCGAGACGCGCTCGGTCCGTGCGGTCGACGGCGTGACGCTCCGCGTGGCGAAGGGCGAGACGTTGGGGATCGTCGGCGAGTCGGGCTGCGGCAAGTCCACGCTCGGCCGGATGATGGCCGGCATCATGGCGCCGACGTCCGGTACCGTCCGCCTGAAGGGCGAGCCCGTCATGGTCAACGGGCGAAAGGCCACGACCACGATCCAGACCGTGTTCCAGGATCCGTTCGCCTCGCTCGACCCGCGCATGCGCGTCGGCGACACGATCCTCGAGGGGCCCCTCGCCCATGGCCTCGTCAGGCCGCGCGACAAGGGCGAGGCGCTCGCACGCGCGCTGACCGAGGTCGGCCTCGACCCGTCGCTCTCCGCGCGCTTCCCGCACCAGTTCTCCGGCGGCCAGCGGCAGCGTATCGCAATCGCCCGCGCGCTCGCGATGCAGCCGGAGGTGCTGATCTGCGACGAGCCGGTGGCCTCGCTCGACGTGTCGATCCAGGCGCAGATCATCAACCTTTTCCTGGAATTGCGGCAGCGGCTGGGGCTCACCATCGTCTTCATCTCGCACGACCTAGCGGTGGTGCGGCACCTCGCCGACCGGGTGGCGGTGATGTACCTCGGCCGTGTCGTCGAGGAGGGGCCGATCGGCGACGTCTACGACGCGCCGAAGCACCCCTACACGCGGGGCCTCCTCGAGAGCGTGCCGAAGATCGCCCTCGACGACGGCGGGCGCGTCGACATCAGGCCGATCCGCGGCGAGATCCCCTCCCCGCTCTCCCCGCCGCCGGGCTGCAACTTCAACCCGCGCTGTCCCATCGCCGTGGAGCGGTGCCGGCGCGACGACCCCGCGCTGCGACCCCTCGGCCCCGCCCGCGCTGCCGCCTGCCACCTCGCCGAACCGGTCGCCCCGGTCGCTGCCGGAGACACTGTCGCGGCGATTTCGTAA
- a CDS encoding ABC transporter permease → MTGFLLQRVMQAAIIMIVMSVIVFAGIYAIGNPLEVLLPPDAPQDIRARVIERFGLDRPLWEQYGLYIWNLFHGDLGRSYIYNEPVLSLIFGRLPATIELVFTAVLGALFIGVPLGMWAGYKPDAVSSRLIMAVSVLGFSVPTFWVGLILILTFAVNLGWLPSGGRGDTVLVFGVPWSIFTVDGWSHLVLPAINLALFKLAIMIRLARAGTREVMLSDTVKFARAAGLSEGTIVRRHVLKLIAIPIATVFGLELASTLAFAVVTETIFSWPGVGKLIIDSIKNLDRPVMMAYLILVSALFVTINLAVDLVYAVLDPRLRRGRTA, encoded by the coding sequence ATGACCGGGTTTCTGCTGCAGCGGGTGATGCAGGCGGCGATCATCATGATCGTCATGTCGGTCATCGTGTTCGCGGGTATCTACGCCATCGGCAATCCGCTCGAGGTGCTGCTTCCGCCCGACGCGCCGCAGGACATCCGCGCCCGCGTGATCGAGCGCTTCGGCCTCGACCGCCCGCTGTGGGAGCAGTACGGCCTCTACATCTGGAACCTCTTCCACGGCGACCTCGGCCGCTCCTACATCTACAACGAGCCGGTCCTGTCGCTGATCTTCGGGCGCCTGCCGGCGACCATCGAGCTGGTGTTCACCGCCGTGCTCGGCGCGCTCTTCATCGGCGTGCCGCTCGGCATGTGGGCCGGCTACAAGCCGGACGCGGTTTCGTCGCGCCTCATCATGGCGGTCTCGGTGCTCGGCTTCTCGGTGCCGACCTTCTGGGTGGGGCTGATCCTCATCCTCACCTTCGCGGTGAACCTCGGCTGGCTGCCTTCTGGCGGACGCGGCGACACGGTGCTGGTGTTCGGCGTGCCGTGGAGCATCTTCACCGTCGACGGCTGGTCCCACCTCGTCCTTCCGGCGATCAACCTCGCCCTCTTCAAGCTCGCCATCATGATCCGCCTCGCCCGCGCCGGCACACGCGAGGTCATGCTGTCGGACACGGTGAAATTCGCCCGCGCGGCAGGGCTCTCGGAGGGCACCATCGTGCGCCGGCACGTCCTGAAGCTGATCGCGATCCCCATCGCGACCGTGTTCGGGCTGGAGCTCGCCTCGACGCTGGCCTTCGCGGTCGTCACGGAGACGATCTTCTCCTGGCCCGGGGTCGGCAAGCTCATCATCGACTCCATCAAGAACCTCGATCGCCCGGTGATGATGGCCTACCTCATTCTCGTCTCGGCGCTGTTCGTGACGATCAACCTCGCGGTCGACCTCGTCTACGCCGTGCTCGACCCGCGCCTGCGCCGGGGGCGAACGGCATGA
- a CDS encoding SDR family NAD(P)-dependent oxidoreductase: protein MNLTFPSRTALVTGAAQGIGFAVAEAFVASGLEVVVADIDRAGLERSAERLGARALAVDLGNRGAVQAAVSAIAPPGILVHAAGGTRGQAGRPLAEIDEASWRAIFEANVDGFFWLAQAVAPAMQAAGGGRLVAIASGAGLRPSLTGIQAYTAAKHALVGLVKQLSYELGPAGVTVNAVAPGFVRSNPTTERQWEAMGADGQERLVASLHTRRLGTAVDIAAATLFLASEQAAWISGQILSVDGGRS, encoded by the coding sequence ATGAACCTCACCTTCCCGTCGCGCACCGCGCTGGTGACGGGCGCGGCACAGGGCATCGGCTTCGCCGTCGCCGAGGCCTTCGTCGCCTCCGGCCTCGAGGTCGTCGTCGCCGACATCGACCGTGCCGGCCTGGAACGGTCCGCCGAACGGCTCGGCGCCCGGGCCCTCGCGGTCGATCTCGGCAACCGGGGCGCGGTCCAGGCGGCGGTCTCGGCGATCGCGCCGCCGGGGATCCTCGTCCACGCCGCCGGCGGTACGCGCGGCCAGGCCGGACGGCCGCTCGCGGAGATCGACGAAGCGAGCTGGCGGGCGATCTTCGAGGCCAACGTCGACGGCTTCTTCTGGCTCGCCCAGGCCGTCGCGCCGGCAATGCAGGCCGCCGGGGGAGGGCGCCTCGTCGCCATCGCGTCCGGCGCGGGGCTGCGTCCGTCGCTGACCGGCATCCAGGCCTACACCGCCGCCAAGCACGCGCTGGTCGGGCTCGTGAAGCAGCTCTCCTACGAGCTCGGGCCCGCCGGGGTTACGGTGAACGCGGTCGCCCCCGGCTTCGTGCGCTCCAACCCCACCACGGAGCGCCAGTGGGAGGCGATGGGCGCGGACGGGCAGGAGCGGCTCGTCGCCTCGCTCCACACCAGGCGCCTCGGCACCGCCGTCGACATCGCCGCGGCGACCCTCTTCCTCGCCTCCGAGCAGGCGGCGTGGATCAGCGGCCAGATCCTCTCCGTCGACGGGGGACGCTCGTGA
- a CDS encoding ketopantoate reductase family protein: MTEPLLIWGAGAIGGTLGAYLARAGQPVLMVDTVAEHVAACRTEGLAITGPVEAFRQVVDAVTPDELTGIFSRIVLAVKAQHTAAAAEALAPHLAADGFVLSAQNGLNELTIAEVVGPERTMGAFVNFGADWHGPGEVMFGNRGAVVIGEIDGTIRPRTEAMHAALLAFEPDAVLTDDIWSYLWGKLGYGAMLFATALTPQSMTENFADPARTETFVAIGREVMAVARARGVVPRGFNGFDPDAFMPGAPDEAARASIAELAAFNARTAKTHSGIYRDLAVRKRRTEVDPQVGSVVRLAAEAGVPTPLLARLVELIHDIEDGRREMSAATFAALKP, from the coding sequence ATGACCGAGCCGCTCCTCATCTGGGGTGCGGGCGCCATCGGCGGCACGCTGGGCGCCTACCTCGCCCGGGCGGGCCAGCCGGTGCTGATGGTCGACACCGTCGCCGAGCACGTCGCCGCCTGCCGCACCGAGGGCCTCGCGATCACCGGCCCCGTCGAGGCCTTCCGCCAGGTGGTCGACGCGGTGACGCCGGACGAGCTCACCGGCATCTTCTCGCGCATCGTGCTCGCGGTGAAGGCGCAGCACACCGCCGCCGCGGCCGAGGCGCTGGCGCCCCACCTCGCGGCGGACGGCTTCGTGCTGTCGGCGCAGAACGGACTGAACGAGCTGACCATCGCCGAGGTCGTCGGGCCGGAGCGCACCATGGGGGCGTTCGTCAACTTCGGGGCCGACTGGCACGGCCCGGGCGAGGTGATGTTCGGCAACCGCGGCGCGGTGGTGATCGGCGAGATCGACGGCACCATCCGGCCCCGCACCGAGGCGATGCACGCCGCGCTCCTCGCCTTCGAGCCGGACGCCGTGCTGACCGACGACATCTGGTCATACCTCTGGGGCAAGCTCGGCTACGGGGCGATGCTGTTCGCGACCGCGCTGACGCCGCAGTCGATGACCGAGAACTTCGCCGACCCCGCACGGACGGAGACGTTCGTCGCCATCGGCCGCGAGGTCATGGCCGTGGCGCGCGCCCGCGGCGTCGTCCCGCGCGGCTTCAACGGCTTCGACCCGGACGCCTTCATGCCGGGGGCCCCGGACGAGGCGGCGCGCGCGTCGATCGCCGAGCTCGCCGCCTTCAACGCCAGGACCGCGAAGACCCACTCGGGCATCTACCGCGACCTCGCCGTCCGCAAGCGCAGGACCGAGGTGGACCCGCAGGTCGGCTCGGTCGTGCGCCTCGCGGCCGAGGCGGGCGTGCCGACGCCGCTGCTGGCCCGGCTCGTCGAGCTGATCCACGACATCGAGGACGGTCGGCGGGAGATGTCCGCCGCCACGTTCGCGGCGCTCAAGCCATGA
- a CDS encoding creatininase family protein, whose amino-acid sequence MKIAEMNWSDVEDQVAKDDRCILPIGSTEQHAQLSLCVDMILAERVSVEAAEPLGIPVYPVIPYGLAPYFGAYPGTVSLKVETLLALVRDVVASITRAGFRRILIVSGHGGNAPVGALASELMLEEPRLSIKFHEWWKAPATWAAMQEIDPTGSHANWMENFPWTRLPHAPAPNSIKDRLDTVRFKAGAPEAGREILGDGSFGGVYQKDDATMLRLWEAGVAETRAALEGPWGGR is encoded by the coding sequence ATGAAAATTGCGGAAATGAACTGGTCCGACGTCGAGGACCAGGTCGCCAAGGATGACCGCTGCATCCTGCCCATCGGTTCCACCGAGCAGCACGCGCAGCTCTCGCTCTGCGTCGACATGATCCTCGCCGAGCGCGTCTCGGTGGAGGCGGCCGAGCCGCTCGGCATCCCGGTCTACCCGGTGATCCCCTACGGCCTCGCGCCCTATTTCGGCGCCTATCCGGGCACCGTCTCGCTGAAGGTGGAGACGCTGCTGGCGCTGGTGCGGGACGTGGTGGCATCGATCACCCGGGCGGGCTTCCGGCGCATCCTCATCGTCTCGGGGCACGGCGGCAACGCGCCCGTCGGCGCCCTTGCCAGCGAGCTGATGCTGGAGGAGCCGCGCCTCTCCATCAAGTTCCACGAGTGGTGGAAGGCGCCCGCCACCTGGGCCGCGATGCAGGAGATCGACCCCACCGGCAGCCACGCCAACTGGATGGAGAACTTCCCGTGGACGCGCCTGCCGCACGCCCCGGCGCCCAACAGCATCAAGGACCGGCTCGACACCGTGCGCTTCAAGGCCGGCGCGCCGGAGGCGGGCCGGGAGATCCTCGGCGACGGCAGCTTCGGCGGCGTCTACCAGAAGGACGACGCCACCATGTTGCGCCTGTGGGAGGCCGGCGTCGCGGAGACCCGCGCGGCGCTCGAGGGCCCGTGGGGCGGGCGATGA
- a CDS encoding MarR family winged helix-turn-helix transcriptional regulator: MEAKLWGNPCWLTYRLNYLALRYNLPLYGWIEETYKLNRPEYVVIFSLGLKDGTCAAEIAASSGFPAGTMSRAVHKVQRLKLISRSRDPDDGRRFVLALTEKGRALFEETLPMFVEFEKRMLSALTEAEQNTLSQLMAKMVLASPDWPTSVPKAA, encoded by the coding sequence GTGGAAGCGAAACTTTGGGGCAACCCGTGCTGGCTGACCTATCGTCTCAACTACCTCGCCCTGCGCTACAACCTGCCGCTCTACGGCTGGATCGAAGAGACCTACAAGCTCAATCGGCCGGAGTACGTCGTCATCTTCTCGCTGGGCCTCAAGGACGGGACGTGCGCGGCGGAGATCGCCGCGTCGTCCGGGTTTCCGGCCGGCACCATGTCCCGCGCCGTCCACAAGGTGCAGCGCCTGAAGCTCATCTCGCGCAGCCGCGATCCGGACGACGGGCGCCGCTTCGTCCTCGCCCTCACCGAGAAGGGCCGCGCCCTCTTCGAGGAGACGCTGCCGATGTTCGTCGAGTTCGAGAAGCGCATGCTCTCGGCCCTCACCGAAGCCGAACAGAACACCCTCTCCCAGTTGATGGCGAAGATGGTCCTCGCCTCGCCAGACTGGCCCACGTCCGTCCCGAAGGCTGCCTGA
- a CDS encoding GNAT family N-acetyltransferase: protein MTGSIAIEEVASSDALQERAVELLDLHASRLGHHFAPQSLCLTVTDKDAAPPRVLGALVGFTNFGWLYVKYLAVDASLRGQGFGARLIARAEAIARERGCTAVWLDTFSFQAPGFYLKMGYAEFGRLDDYPKGHARHFFAKWLTDPAPR, encoded by the coding sequence TTGACAGGATCGATCGCCATCGAAGAGGTCGCATCCAGCGACGCGCTCCAGGAGCGGGCCGTCGAGCTGCTCGACCTCCATGCCAGCCGGCTCGGCCACCACTTCGCGCCGCAGTCCCTGTGCCTGACGGTGACGGACAAGGACGCGGCGCCGCCGCGCGTCCTGGGCGCGCTCGTCGGGTTCACCAACTTCGGCTGGCTCTACGTGAAGTATCTCGCCGTCGACGCCTCGCTGCGCGGCCAGGGGTTCGGCGCCAGGCTGATCGCCCGCGCCGAGGCCATCGCCCGCGAGCGCGGCTGCACCGCGGTCTGGCTCGACACCTTCTCGTTCCAGGCGCCGGGGTTCTACCTCAAGATGGGCTACGCCGAGTTCGGCCGGCTGGACGACTACCCCAAGGGCCACGCCCGCCACTTCTTCGCCAAGTGGCTGACGGACCCGGCCCCGCGATGA
- a CDS encoding ABC transporter permease, whose amino-acid sequence MSGASPPSATSRGAVSPWRRFWQRYREDWVAVVALVVVIILAILALTAPWIAPQNPYDLSGLSLRDARRPPGFVGSGGYVHLLGTDAQGRDLLSAILYGLRVSIQIGLAAGTVALVLGTVLGILAAYARGVVETIIMRLVDLQLSFPPILLALVLVALLGQGKAQLIIALVTAQYAYFARTAYGAASAERSKDYIEAAAATPLSARRIIFRHLLPNAMPALIVVATVQIAYAIALEATLSFLGLGLPVTEPSLGMLISNGVKYMMSGRTWISVYPGIALILLIVSINLVGDHVRDILNPRLDR is encoded by the coding sequence ATGAGCGGGGCGAGCCCTCCGTCCGCAACGTCCCGCGGCGCGGTCTCGCCGTGGCGGCGCTTCTGGCAGCGCTACCGGGAGGACTGGGTCGCGGTCGTGGCCCTCGTGGTGGTCATCATCCTGGCGATCCTCGCCCTCACCGCGCCCTGGATCGCGCCGCAGAACCCTTACGACCTCTCCGGCCTCTCGCTGCGCGACGCGCGCCGGCCGCCGGGCTTCGTCGGGTCGGGCGGATACGTCCACCTGCTCGGCACGGACGCGCAGGGGCGCGACCTCCTCTCGGCGATCCTCTACGGCCTGCGCGTCTCGATACAGATCGGCCTCGCCGCGGGCACCGTGGCGCTCGTCCTCGGCACGGTGCTCGGCATCCTCGCGGCCTACGCGCGCGGCGTCGTCGAGACGATCATCATGCGCCTCGTCGACCTCCAGCTCTCCTTCCCGCCGATCCTGCTGGCGCTCGTCCTCGTGGCGCTGCTCGGGCAGGGCAAGGCGCAGCTCATCATCGCGCTGGTGACGGCCCAGTACGCCTACTTCGCCCGCACCGCCTATGGCGCCGCCTCCGCCGAGCGGTCGAAGGACTACATCGAGGCCGCCGCCGCGACGCCGCTGTCGGCCCGGCGCATCATCTTCCGCCACCTCCTCCCGAACGCCATGCCGGCGCTCATCGTCGTGGCGACGGTGCAGATCGCCTACGCCATCGCGCTGGAGGCGACGCTCTCCTTCCTCGGCCTCGGGCTGCCGGTGACGGAACCCTCGCTCGGCATGCTGATCTCCAACGGGGTCAAGTACATGATGAGCGGCCGGACCTGGATCTCGGTCTATCCCGGCATCGCGCTCATCCTCCTCATCGTCTCCATCAACCTCGTCGGCGACCACGTGCGCGACATCCTCAACCCGAGGCTCGACCGATGA
- a CDS encoding ABC transporter substrate-binding protein: MRLSFAVLVAGVLATTAAGAQTLTIGVRGGPDSMDPHYSALGPQSDAVKNIFDPLVWTGDDLQLEPGLATSWEPIDDDTWEFKLRENVKFHDGSDFTAEDVKFSIERIPNVAGPTTTEVYVRRVAEVEIVDDHTIHIHTNGPAATLPYDFVRLFIVSADAAADYSTTETANEGFNSGKATVGTGPFKFVSWEPKGDLVLERFEDYWRGAAPWEKVVRREISDDASRLAALKAGDVDIINYVSSADYLALEGDPDIETFIGDSVYVMNLQLDQRDSTPKVYAKGGGALDKNPLQDKKVREALDLAIDRETMVEIVLEGLGSPAKQLMPEGFFGSSDKIEDKPYDPEKAKELLAEAGYPDGFAMDLFCTNDRLPGDGAICEGLGQMFAQIGIDTNVNAISKSVYFPASARQEYSAFMNGWGTLTGEASYTLGSLAHSPNEEVKMGAFNRIIYNNPKVDELMQAGSKELDEDKRRAFYEEAMEITVEDRAYIPVVVLQTVWAARADKVGEMTPRADEETLAYFIQPKE, from the coding sequence ATGAGACTGTCCTTCGCGGTCCTCGTCGCTGGCGTACTCGCCACCACGGCCGCCGGCGCGCAGACCCTGACCATCGGCGTACGCGGCGGGCCCGATTCGATGGACCCGCACTACTCCGCGCTCGGGCCGCAGTCCGACGCGGTGAAGAACATCTTCGACCCGCTGGTGTGGACCGGCGACGACCTGCAGCTCGAGCCGGGCCTCGCCACCTCGTGGGAGCCGATCGACGACGACACGTGGGAGTTCAAGCTCCGCGAGAACGTCAAGTTCCACGACGGGTCCGACTTCACCGCCGAGGACGTGAAGTTCTCGATCGAGCGCATCCCGAACGTCGCCGGCCCGACGACGACCGAGGTCTACGTGCGCCGCGTCGCCGAGGTCGAGATCGTCGACGACCACACGATCCACATCCACACCAACGGTCCGGCCGCGACCCTCCCCTACGACTTCGTGCGGCTCTTCATCGTCAGCGCGGACGCGGCCGCCGACTACTCGACCACCGAGACCGCCAACGAGGGCTTCAATTCCGGCAAGGCGACCGTCGGCACCGGCCCGTTCAAGTTCGTCTCCTGGGAGCCGAAGGGCGACCTCGTTCTGGAGCGCTTCGAGGACTACTGGCGCGGCGCCGCGCCTTGGGAGAAGGTCGTCCGCCGCGAGATCTCCGACGACGCCTCCCGCCTCGCCGCGCTGAAGGCCGGTGACGTGGACATCATCAACTACGTCTCGTCCGCCGACTATCTGGCGCTCGAGGGCGATCCGGACATCGAGACCTTCATCGGCGACTCGGTCTACGTGATGAACCTGCAGCTCGACCAGCGCGACTCGACGCCGAAGGTCTACGCCAAGGGCGGCGGCGCGCTCGACAAGAACCCGCTGCAGGACAAGAAGGTCCGCGAGGCGCTCGACCTCGCCATCGACCGCGAGACGATGGTGGAGATCGTCCTCGAAGGCCTCGGCTCGCCGGCCAAGCAGCTGATGCCGGAAGGCTTCTTCGGCTCGTCCGACAAGATCGAGGACAAGCCGTACGACCCGGAGAAGGCCAAGGAGCTCCTCGCCGAGGCCGGCTATCCCGACGGCTTCGCGATGGACCTCTTCTGCACCAACGACCGGCTCCCGGGCGACGGCGCCATCTGCGAGGGCCTCGGCCAGATGTTCGCTCAGATCGGCATCGACACCAACGTCAACGCGATCTCCAAGTCGGTCTACTTCCCCGCGTCCGCGCGGCAGGAATACTCGGCCTTCATGAACGGCTGGGGCACCCTGACGGGCGAGGCCTCCTACACCCTCGGCTCGCTCGCGCACTCGCCGAACGAGGAGGTCAAGATGGGCGCCTTCAACCGCATCATCTACAACAACCCCAAGGTCGACGAGCTGATGCAGGCGGGCTCGAAGGAGCTCGACGAGGACAAGCGCCGCGCCTTCTACGAAGAGGCGATGGAGATCACGGTCGAGGACCGCGCCTACATCCCCGTCGTCGTGCTGCAGACGGTCTGGGCCGCCCGCGCCGACAAGGTCGGGGAGATGACCCCGCGCGCCGACGAGGAGACCCTCGCCTACTTCATCCAGCCGAAGGAATAG
- a CDS encoding ABC transporter ATP-binding protein, with the protein MTPVLEVSDLRTHFFTRAGVVKAVDGVSFEVGRGEVVGLVGESGSGKSVTGFSLLGLIDPPGRIVGGSVKFRGEELVGQPPRALRRIRGAKIAMVFQDPMMTLNPVLTIGRQMALAVTAHERMSRRAADARSAEVLARVGIPEARARLAAYPHEMSGGMRQRVAIAIALLHGADVIIADEPTTALDVSIQAQILAEVGELVKGSGTALIWISHDLATVSAIASRVLVMYAGRIVEEGPVGAVLSDPRHPYTAGLVASLPAMSEPGEPLAQIRGSAVSLLDLPEGCAFRPRCDRATAACAAEPALRPDGARAVRCIHPVGVAA; encoded by the coding sequence ATGACGCCCGTTCTCGAGGTCAGCGACCTTCGCACCCACTTCTTCACCCGCGCGGGCGTGGTGAAGGCGGTGGACGGGGTGTCCTTCGAGGTCGGGCGCGGCGAGGTGGTCGGGCTCGTCGGCGAGTCGGGGTCGGGCAAGTCCGTCACCGGCTTTTCGCTCCTCGGCCTCATCGACCCGCCGGGGCGCATCGTCGGCGGCTCGGTGAAGTTCCGGGGCGAGGAGCTGGTCGGCCAGCCGCCCCGCGCGCTGCGCCGGATCCGCGGCGCGAAGATCGCAATGGTCTTCCAGGACCCGATGATGACGCTCAACCCGGTGCTCACCATCGGCCGGCAGATGGCGCTCGCCGTCACCGCCCATGAACGCATGAGCCGCAGGGCCGCCGACGCGCGCTCGGCCGAGGTGCTCGCCCGCGTCGGCATCCCCGAGGCGCGGGCGCGCCTCGCCGCCTACCCGCACGAGATGTCCGGCGGTATGCGCCAGCGCGTCGCCATCGCGATCGCCCTGCTGCACGGCGCGGACGTCATCATCGCCGACGAGCCGACGACGGCGCTGGACGTGTCGATCCAGGCCCAGATCCTCGCCGAGGTGGGGGAGCTGGTGAAGGGGAGCGGGACCGCGCTCATCTGGATCAGCCACGACCTCGCCACCGTGTCCGCCATCGCGAGCCGCGTCCTCGTGATGTACGCCGGGCGCATCGTCGAGGAGGGTCCGGTGGGCGCCGTCCTCTCCGACCCGCGCCACCCCTATACGGCGGGCCTCGTCGCCTCGCTGCCGGCCATGTCCGAGCCGGGTGAGCCGCTGGCCCAGATCAGGGGAAGCGCCGTGTCGCTGCTGGATCTTCCCGAAGGCTGCGCCTTCCGCCCGCGGTGCGACCGCGCGACCGCCGCCTGCGCCGCGGAACCGGCCCTGCGGCCGGACGGCGCGAGAGCGGTGCGCTGCATCCATCCCGTGGGAGTCGCGGCATGA